The Scomber japonicus isolate fScoJap1 chromosome 9, fScoJap1.pri, whole genome shotgun sequence genome includes a region encoding these proteins:
- the tet3 gene encoding methylcytosine dioxygenase TET3, with protein sequence MEIGSHDRLKEGALSLELANGVSRYPNDDEASMETEQQRAGSVPPRQCWVTGHGKVSDTQQRQPCWNTSSSTTPGEPVHHADMEDAHNLVAFSAIAGSLPPSSSSSCLLVQPNTTQLYENFIRDMGAEGSQARPSAGAPEGSCQPPEDLNSLQTALSQAKHGHKPPNCNCDGPDCPDYLEWLEKKIKLAAGDDQGTCKMADAPPHSQPHLQQPHLQHHHQSYPQVNGGHRLSTSYPQQQQGTQGPHSDKVPCPKPPIPCSPQVLSIAKEKNISLQTAIAIEALTQLSGTGPQAAGSPVQAPYNSNLHHHQHTQNLPSQPPNGTSLIPSSPGTYSSSSRSQSVPPGLHTSQQAPVPCEHHRPQSQGQPPHAAPLPSSTSPFPGQGKPPSFNPNLQQWQQGSGRQAGNPWMCIKSEPQSHYAAAPHSSSDPMSELKQLLGDTSGKFSNAPFKLPVRQQLSLNQNGGIQVQDNPALARIKREPDSGEHYHHTASMGHYGMVNGQQQGQHYPGTPLSPGQASISHSTQAALQQHLHYKRNLFSNHSSGFGAPGPGAHMACQNLKKWWPQTEVEGLPHLAIKQEPKEPKKKKNQGSPVIKAMSGMLTGPPLPKPKQIIIKKTKQKASMPTFLPQTQISVQKPSVLMMERAPALTGQHISSLPPLPLHNNSTQAAVAGLPAPAQSQVSISNSSMTPSSTVSALSEDTPALMGPLPPPVATVAHAKPEEVGSLASSNTSTTAPLTSTSPSNTSQLQSLVSIDPKYEELIRQFEAEFGDSVADVPASQPIEETATAPHLRNQFQTSPQDLSPTSISTSQTAPSILATQASSTTHPDDQEMENNKDESGTQTEATSNQAPTEIPMEEEHEGPPHGPVFQEAILDKQHQRHALEDTFSMPCSPLPKRMKIEATGDVAVLSTTCYSEEDTPTKDSLPSSPSLRGFLESPLRYLDTPTKNLLDTPSKDLQAEFPTCTCVEQILEKDEGPYYNHLGSGPTVASIRNLMETRYGEKGDAVRIEKVVYTGKEGKSSRGCPIAKWVIRRGSETEKLLCLVRHRAGHHCANAVIIILIMAWEGVPRPLADKLYHELSGTLTKFGNPTSRRCGLNDDRTCACQGKDPDSCGASFSFGCSWSMYFNGCKYARSKMPRKFRLQGDHPEEEDKLRDNFQHLATEVAPLYKRLAPQAYSNQCLTEAKAPECRLGLTEGRPFSGVTACMDFCAHAHKDQHNLYNGCTVVCTLTKEDNRKVGEIPEDEQLHVLPLYKVSPTDEYGSEEAQRLKMKTGAIQVLQAFRREVRKLPEPAKSCRQRRLEAKKAASEKKKSKLLQQAGGTPDKTVVKAEVCVTESPLPQGNKAIIKQEVKPNIKKEPFNGSIDGYPVQTADPFNNIYPHPAYYARGGLPPPGQPSAADPVNGYHHNLPAMHYGYYNYPPNALFPPKLRTYEGRNGGKAVQVDKKPDIQSLQSLQARLAQSIPGHPEQTNQTNHSAYTQPLDYNQSRPSSVSSELSNRGTPVIKQEPMDVPVYEGVVPNQAGAHTPSTTPQPAAWPGLKLNGNIVPTSWDCHLNPKQNPEASLVNPDKQQFHQHPQQRQPSPYPQQWSPYPGSNTPMASPAPSPSLQIPPSPSPSPHLGTALPGNIHHGSPRPLTPRPSTPHPGTPQPGTSHLGSVTPQPGTPRHWPSPAPSPQPNPWAMGPAAYSPGLKHSNPAGAYADKIWAKTGESRCSTPLGLQEKAWRSCGGSVAGSTLSPAPEGRLFPDALQQSNQACWDPSRAESDVESTRGREYDDDEVWSDSEHNFLDPNIGGVAVAPAHGSILIECARRELHATTPLKRPDRSHPTRISLVFYQHKNLNQPMHGLALWEAKMKLLAERALQRQQEAALLGLSQEDIKALSKKRKWGATMAGASPGPGQSKDKREGPVTRLAPTFHTTSMVTVSPYAFTRLTGPYSHFV encoded by the exons ATGGAAATTGGGTCACATGACCGCCTCAAGGAAGGCGCACTGAGCCTGGAACTGGCCAATGGGGTGAGTCGCTACCCTAATGATGATGAGGCATCTATggaaacagagcagcagagagcaggcaGTGTGCCTCCAAGGCAGTGCTGGGTGACAGGACATGGCAAGGTCAGTGACACCCAACAACGGCAACCATGTTGGAACACCAGCAGTAGTACAACCCCTGGTGAACCTGTCCACCATGCAGACATGGAGGATGCCCACAATCTGGTGGCTTTTTCTGCTATTGCTGGCTCCTtgcctccttcttcttcctcctcctgcctgcTTGTGCAGCCTAACACAACCCAGCTGTATGAGAACTTCATCCGGGATATGGGTGCTGAGGGGTCTCAGGCCAGACCCTCTGCAGGGGCTCCTGAGGGAAGCTGCCAACCTCCAGAAGACCTGAACTCCCTACAGACAGCACTGAGCCAAGCCAAACATGGACATAAGCCCCCTAACTGCAACTGTGATGGGCCTGACTGTCCAGACTACCTTGAGTGGCTAGAGAAGAAGATTAAGTTGGCAGCTGGTGATGATCAAGGTACCTGCAAAATGGCTGATGCCCCCCCACATTCACAGCCTCACCTCCAGCAACCCCATTTGCAGCATCACCATCAGTCCTATCCCCAGGTGAATGGTGGACATCGCCTGTCTACTTCATACCCCCAGCAGCAGCAAGGAACTCAAGGCCCTCACTCAGACAAAGTGCCCTGCCCCAAACCCCCAATTCCCTGCTCTCCCCAGGTGCTCTCCATAGCCAAGGAAAAGAAcatcagtcttcagacagccaTCGCCATAGAAGCCCTGACCCAATTATCTGGTACTGGTCCGCAAGCTGCTGGCTCTCCAGTTCAAGCCCCCTATAATAGTAACCTCCATCACCACCAACATACCCAGAACCTCCCATCTCAGCCCCCAAATGGCACTAGCTTGATCCCGTCCTCTCCTGGAACTTACTCATCCTCTTCACGCTCTCAATCCGTCCCTCCAGGACTACACACCAGCCAACAGGCTCCAGTGCCCTGTGAGCACCACAGGCCCCAGTCACAGGGCCAGCCTCCCCATGCTGCCCCACTCCCTTCCTCTACCTCTCCCTTTCCAGGTCAGGGAAAACCTCCAAGCTTCAACCCTAACCTCCAGCAGTGGCAGCAAGGctcaggcaggcaggcaggcaaccCATGGATGTGTATAAAGTCTGAGCCCCAGTCTCACTATGCTGCTGCACCTCACAGTAGTTCAGACCCCATGTCAGAGCTTAAACAGCTGCTTGGTGACACCAGTGGCAAGTTCAGCAATGCTCCTTTCAAGCTTCCAGTCAGACAGCAGCTCAGCTTGAACCAGAATGGGGGTATCCAGGTCCAGGACAACCCGGCATTGGCCAGGATAAAGAGAGAGCCAGACTCTGGTGAGCACtaccatcacactgcctccatggGTCATTATGGCATGGTTAATGGTCAGCAGCAGGGTCAGCACTACCCTGGCACTCCCCTGTCCCCTGGCCAAGCATCCATCAGCCACTCCACTCAGGCAGCTCTGCAGCAGCACCTTCACTACAAGAGAAACCTCTTCTCTAACCACTCCTCTGGCTTTGGAGCACCAGGCCCAGGTGCACATATGGCTTGCCAAAACTTGAAAAAATGGTGGCCACAGACAGAGGTAGAAGGTTTGCCACATCTAGCCATCAAACAGGAGCCCAAGGAacccaagaagaaaaaaaatcaaggatCTCCTGTCATAAAAGCTATGAGTGGGATGCTTACAGGCCCCCCCCTGCCCAAACCCAAACAGATAATCATCAAGAAGACCAAGCAGAAAGCCTCCATGCCAACCTTCCTGCCTCAAACTCAGATCTCCGTACAAAAACCATCAGTCCTCATGATGGAAAGAGCCCCGGCCTTGACCGGCCAGCATATAAGTTCTCTCCCCCCCCTGCCCCTCCACAATAACTCCACTCAGGCTGCTGTTGCAGGCCTCCCTGCCCCAGCCCAATCTCAGGTATCCATTTCCAATTCCTCAATGACTCCCTCTTCCACTGTTTCTGCTTTGTCAGAAGACACTCCAGCCCTCATGGGCCCTCTGCCCCCACCTGTGGCCACTGTAGCCCATGCTAAGCCAGAGGAAGTGGGCAGCCTGGCCTCCAGTAACACCAGCACCACCGCACCTCTGACCTCCACATCTCCATCCAACACCTCACAATTACAGAGTCTGGTCAGCATAGACCCGAAGTACGAAGAACTGATCCGCCAGTTTGAGGCTGAATTTGGGGACTCAGTTGCAGATGTACCTGCCAGTCAGCCCATAGAAGAGACTGCAACAGCCCCTCATCTGAGGAATCAGTTCCAGACCAGTCCTCAGGACCTCAGTCCCACATCAATATCCACCTCCCAGACTGCTCCCTCAATTCTTGCCACTCAAGCCAGCTCCACAACTCATCCAGACGACCAGGAGatggaaaacaacaaagatgAGTCAGGGACTCAAACTGAAGCAACCTCGAACCAGGCACCCACAGAAATCCCTATGGAGGAGGAGCATGAGGGACCTCCCCATGGTCCTGTGTTTCAGGAGGCCATTCTGGACAAGCAGCATCAACGCCATGCATTAGAGGATACCTTTAGCATGCCATGTTCCCCGCTGCCTAAACGCATGAAGATCGAAGCCACGGGAGACGTAGCTGTACTTTCCACCACGTGCTATTCTGAGGAGGACACGCCTACTAAGGACAGTTTGCCCTCATCTCCATCTCTAAGAGGCTTCCTAGAGTCTCCTCTGCGCTACCTGGACACCCCTACCAAGAACTTGCTGGATACTCCTTCAAAGGATCTACAGGCAGAATTCCCCACATGCACCTGTGTGG AACAAATCCTGGAGAAAGATGAAGGGCCCTACTACAATCACTTGGGATCTGGACCCACTGTAGCCTCCATAAGAAACCTGATGGAGACGAG GTATGGAGAGAAGGGGGATGCCGTCCGGATTGAGAAGGTGGTGTACACGGGCAAAGAGGGAAAGAGCTCGCGGGGATGCCCTATTGCTAAGTGG GTGATTCGTCGTGGCAGTGAGACAGAGAAGCTGCTGTGTCTGGTGCGTCACCGTGCAGGTCACCACTGTGCAAACgctgtcatcatcatcctcattatGGCCTGGGAAGGTGTCCCGAGGCCCCTGGCTGACAAACTGTACCATGAGCTTAGTGGCACCCTCACCAAATTTGGCAACCCCACCAGTCGACGCTGTGGCCTCAATGATGA TCGTACCTGTGCGTGTCAAGGCAAGGACCCTGACAGTTGTGGTGCCTCCTTTTCCTTTGGCTGCTCCTGGAGTATGTACTTTAATGGCTGTAAATACGCCCGAAGCAAAATGCCACGCAAGTTCAGGCTACAAGGAGATCATCCTGAAGAG GAGGACAAACTCAGGGATAACTTCCAACATCTGGCAACTGAGGTGGCTCCTTTGTATAAGAGGCTAGCCCCACAGGCCTACAGTAACCAG TGCCTGACAGAGGCTAAAGCTCCAGAGTGCAGGCTGGGTTTAACAGAGGGCCGACCTTTCTCTGGAGTTACTGCTTGCATGGATTTCTGTGCCCATGCTCATAAGGACCAGCACAACCTCTACAACGGTTGCACAGTG GTGTGTACGTTAACCAAGGAGGACAACCGTAAAGTGGGGGAGATCCCTGAGGATGAACAGCTCCATGTGTTGCCTCTTTACAAGGTCTCACCCACTGATGAGTATGGCAGTGAGGAGGCCCAGCGCCTCAAGATGAAGACAGGAGCCATCCAAGTGCTTCAGGCTTTCCGCCGAGAAGTACGAAAGTTGCCCGAACCTGCCAAGTCCTGCCGACAACGCCGTCTGGAGGCCAAGAAGGCTGCCtcggagaagaagaaaagcaaactCCTGCAGCAGGCGGGAGGGACACCAGACAAAACAGTGGTCAAGGCTGAGGTCTGCGTCACCGAATCCCCTCTACCCCAAGGCAATAAAG CAATTATAAAACAAGAGGTGAAGCCCAACATCAAGAAGGAGCCCTTCAATGGATCAATAGATGGATACCCTGTGCAGACAGCAGACCCATTCAACAACATCTATCCACACCCTGCCTACTATGCAAGGGGAGGCCTCCCCCCACCTGGCCAGCCCTCTGCAGCAGACCCAGTAAACGGTTACCACCATAATCTGCCCGCAATGCACTATGGCTACTACAACTACCCCCCTAACGCACTTTTCCCCCCTAAGCTGAGGACCTACGAGGGTCGAAATGGCGGTAAGGCTGTCCAGGTAGACAAGAAACCTGACATTCAGAGTCTTCAAAGCCTTCAGGCCAGACTGGCCCAGTCCATTCCTGGCCACCCAGAGCAAACCAACCAAACAAATCACAGCGCTTACACCCAGCCTCTTGACTACAACCAGTCccgtccttcctctgtctcctctgagCTCTCCAACAGAGGCACTCCAGTCATCAAACAGGAGCCTATGGATGTTCCAGTCTATGAAGGCGTGGTGCCAAACCAGGCTGGTGCCCACACACCTAGCACCACCCCCCAGCCTGCTGCCTGGCCAGGGCTCAAGCTTAATGGAAATATTGTTCCCACAAGTTGGGACTGCCATCTAAATCCTAAACAAAACCCTGAAGCCTCATTAGTGAACCCAGACAAGCAGCAGTTTCACCAGCATCCCCAGCAGCGGCAGCCCTCTCCTTACCCCCAGCAGTGGTCACCCTACCCTGGTTCAAATACCCCGATGGCTTCCCCTGCCCCTTCACCATCCCTGCAGATacctccctctccatctccctctcctcACCTAGGCACAGCACTCCCGGGTAACATACACCATGGGTCCCCACGCCCTCTAACCCCACGCCCAAGCACCCCTCACCCAGGTACACCACAGCCTGGCACCTCTCACTTAGGCTCAGTTACACCACAGCCAGGCACCCCCAGGCACTGGCCCAGCCCTGCTCCTAGCCCCCAGCCGAATCCATGGGCTATGGGGCCTGCAGCATATAGCCCTGGTTTGAAGCACAGCAATCCTGCAGGAGCCTATGCTGACAAGATCTGGGCTAAAACCGGTGAGAGTCGGTGTTCTACTCCCCTTGGGCTTCAAGAGAAGGCCTGGAGGTCTTGTGGAGGTTCAGTGGCAGGCAGTACCCTTTCCCCTGCCCCGGAGGGCCGCCTCTTCCCAGATGCCCTGCAGCAGTCAAATCAGGCCTGCTGGGACCCCAGCCGAGCTGAGAGTGATGTTGAGAGCACCAGGGGTcgtgaatatgatgatgatgaggtgtGGTCTGACAGCGAGCACAACTTCCTGGATCCAAACATTGGTGGTGTAGCAGTCGCACCTGCTCATGGCTCCATCTTGATTGAATGTGCGCGTCGGGAACTACATGCCACCACTCCACTCAAAAGGCCTGATCGTTCCCACCCCACCCGCATCTCCCTGGTCTTCTACCAGCACAAGAACCTCAACCAGCCCATGCATGGCCTGGCTCTATGGGAGGCCAAAATGAAGCTACTGGCAGAGCGAGCACTCCAGAGGCAGCAGGAAGCAGCTCTCCTTGGCCTCTCCCAGGAAGACATCAAGGCCCTCAGCAAGAAACGTAAGTGGGGTGCTACAATGGCAGGGGCCAGTCCAGGACCTGGACAATCAAAAGACAAGAGAGAGGGGCCAGTGACGCGGTTAGCCCCCACGTTCCACACCACCTCTATGGTTACTGTGTCTCCCTATGCCTTCACCCGCCTCACTGGGCCCTACAGCCACTTTGtctga